GGCGTGCGTGCCACACCGCGCCAGCGGCAGAGGGTGGCCACGGTGTCGTTCACCGAGATGGCTGGTTGACCCATAACCACGCGGCGCAGGGCGCCTTGACCGGGCTCACGGTTCGGTTCGTGGGGACGTGTGGTCAACAGACCGCAGATGCGTGCGATGTCTTCGGCATGGATGAAATGGAAGCTCGCATCCACCCGAAGCCAACGGGCCAACCAGAGCCAACGACTGGCTTCGGCCAGACCTTCGGTGAGGTAGCTGGTGGGGAAGGGGCTGGTGCCGTCGACCCGTCCGCCGAACACCAATGTCGGAAAAACTGCGATGATTTTGTTGGCCAGGGGATGTTGTTCCAGATCCCTGAGGCAGCGGGCCTTGGTTTGGATGTATTCCGTGCCGTAGGCCAGCGCCTCCGGCAAGGGGCGCAGGTGCCGATCGAGCACGCTTGCTGTTGAGAAATAGATGATCTGTTGAAGCTTGGTGGGATCCAGAAGCTCAAGCATCCGTTTCACCGCCACCACATTCACCTGTTCGGCCCGCTCGGGGTCACCCCAGGCCGTAGCGGTGTGGATCACCCGATTGACCGATGCAAGTTCATGGGCAAACCGGTCTGTGTCCCGTAGATCCCCCACCAGAAGACGAATGCGGGGATGGTCTGAAGGAACAGCAGTGAGCTTGGCGGGATCCCTCAGCCAGAGGAGCAACTCCGCGTCGGAATGCTCCAGCAACCAGCGGGAGATGTACTGACCGACGCAGCCGCTGGCGCCGGTCACCAGGATGCGGGTCAAACGACAGCCCCGAGACGGTCCATCACGCTCTTGCCGGCGCGGAAGAAGGCTTCACCGTTTTCCTCGGGAGTTCCAGGCAGAATTCCATGGCCCAGGTTGAGGATGTGCTTGCGACCGCGGGCCTTGCGGACGCAGTCATCGATGCGAGCTTGGATCGCATCCGGGGTGCCGAACAGCAGGCCGGGGTCCACATTGCCCTGCACACCGATGTGCTCCGGCAAGCGGGCCAGGGCTTCGGCCATGTCCACCGTCCAATCCAGCGAAATGATATCGACGCCGGTGTTGGCCATCCGCTCGAGCACACCGGCGCTACCGGAGATGTAAAGGATGAAGGGAGTATCAGGGTGCGTCTGCTTGACCAGATCCACCACTTTTTTCTGATAAGGCGCAGCAAAGGTGTCGTAGTCCGCAGGACTCAGCTGGCCAGCCCAGGAATCAAACATCTGCACCACCTGGGCACCGGAATCAATCTGGTAACGCAGGTAATTGGCAATCGACTCAGCGAAGTGGTCGAGCAACTTGTGAAGGATGTCGGGTTCGCGGAAGGCCATGGCCTTGATCACCGCATAGTTCTTGCTGCTCTTGCCCTCCACCACATAGGCGGCGAGGGTCCAGGGGGCACCGACGAAACCAAGAACAGCCGCCTCGTTCCCGACGCTTTGGCGGAGACGACCCAGCACTTCTCCCACGAAGGGCATCGACTCCGCTGGGTTCAGCGGGCGCAGGGCGTCAACTTGAGCCATGCTCCGGATTGGATCGCCAATCTGAGGGCCCTTGCTCTCAATGATGTCGAAGTCAATCCCTATCCCAGGCAGGGGCGTGAGGATGTCGGAGAACAGGATCACGCCGTCGGGCTTGAAGGCGTGATACGGCTGCATGGAGATCTCGTAGGAGAGATCAGGGTTTTCGGAACGCTCTCGAAAGCTGGGGTACTTGTCCCGCAGGTCCCGATAGATCTTCATGTAGCGACCGGCCTGGCGCATCATCCACACCGGAGGACGCTCCACCGATTCACCGCGCGCAGCACGCAGGAGCAGGGGTAAAGAGTCGCTCATCAAGCCCGGTCAGGTCAGCCGGAAACCTACCTGAATCCAGGGCTCGGCTAGTGCTTTAGCCCCTAATTGTCATCACCTTCGTCACAGGGTGTTGTCCTGGTCGCTGCTGCTCAGGCTGCGTTTCGGGTCGTGCTTGAACACCATCAGGCTCAGCGGCGGCAGGCAGAGATCAAGGGAGTTCTCATAGCCGTGGATGCCCCACTCATCCGTCGGTTTGCCCCCCATGTTGCCGAGGTTGCTGCCGCCGTATTTGGCCGCATCGGAATTGAAGATCTCCTGGTAGAAGCCGGCGAGAGGAACGCCCACGCGGTACTGGGCATGGCTTTGGGGGGTGAAGTTCGCCACAACCACGAGCCAGGTGCCGCTTGTGCTTTCCCGGCGCATGAAGCTGATCACGGAGTGACGGTTGTCATTGCAGTCGATCCACTGGAAGCCGAACTGGTCGAAGTCGTCACGCCACAGGGCCGGTTCAGCCTTGTAGAGAACATTGAGGTCATCCACCAGCCGCTGGATGCCTTTATGGGGGTCGTAGTTGAGCAGGTCCCACTCGAGATCCCCCCAGACATTCCATTCGGCCCGCTGACCGAATTCCATCCCCATGAAGATCGTCTTCTTGCCGGGGTGTGTCCACATGTACGCCAGTAAGGCCCTTGTGTTGGCGTACTTCTGCCAGTCATCTCCAGGCATTTTGTGCAGGAGATGGCTTTTCCCATGCACCACTTCATCGTGGCTGAGCGCCAGCATGAAGTTCTCGGTGTAGGTGTACCAGATCGAGAACGTGATGTTGTTCTGATGGAACTGGCGGAACCACGGGTCCAACTCGAAGTAATCGAGCATGTCGTGCATCCAACCCATGTTCCATTTGAGGTTGAATCCGAGTCCACCTATGTCCGTTGGTTGCGTCACCATCGGCCACGTTGTTGATTCCTCCGCAATGGAGAGGGCTCCGGGGAAGTGCTGGAACAACACATGGTTGGCCTGCTGCAGGAAACGGACCGCTTCTGTGTTTTCCCTGCCGCCGTTTTCATTCGGGAGCCATTCACCATCGGGGCGCAGGTAATCGCGATACAGCATTGAGGCCACGGCATCCACACGTATGCCATCGATGTGGAACTGCTCGAACCAGAAGATGAGATTGGCAACAAGGAAATTGCGAACCTCGTTCCGGCTGTAATTGAAGATCAGGGTTCCCCATTCCTTGTGTTCCCCGATCCGCGGATCACTGTGTTCGTAGAGGTGTGCGCCATCAAAGAAGGCCAGTCCATGGGCATCCTTCGGGAAATGGCCAGGAACCCAATCGATGATCACCCCGATGCCTTCCGCGTGGCAGCGATCCACGAAAGCCCGGAATTCATCGGGCGTTCCATAGCGGCTGGTGGGGGCATACCAACCCGTCACCTGATAGCCCCAGGATCCATCGAAGGGGTGCTCGGTGATCGGCATCACCTCGATGTGGGTGAATCCCCTTTCCTTGACGTAAGGGATCAGACGGTCAGCGAGCTCGGCGTAGGTGAGAAGCCGTGCGCCGGGCTTCATGTCCGCCGCAGGCACTGGTTGACGCGGGGTCCCGTCGGGTTGAATCCAGGGTTCGTCTGCTGAGGCGTGGATCCAGCTGCCGAGGTGCATTTCGTACACCGAGATGGGCTGATCCAGAGCGTTGCTGCTATCCCGCTTCTGCATCCATCCCTGGTCTTTCCAGCTGTACCCGTTCAGGCGGGCCACCACGGAGCTGTTATCCGGGCGGACTTCGTGCTGGAAACCGTAGGGGTCAGCTTTCTGGTAGCAGTGGCCGTCCTGGGTGCGGATTTCGTATTTGTAGAGATGCCCCTCATTCAGTCCAGGAACGAACAGTTCCCAGATGCCACCAAGGCGCTGCTGCATGGGGTGGTGACGTCCGTCCCAGGAATTGAGGTCCCCGATCACGGAAACGCTCAGAGCGTTGGGAGCCCAAAGGCAGAACATCACTCCGGTGATCCCGTCACGCTCGGTGAGATGGGCACCCATCCTCTGCCAGATGTGGTGATGGTTGCCTTCGGCGAAGAGGTGGCGATCCATTTCGCCCATCCATTCACCACGGAAAGCCCAGGGATCGTGTTGTTCATGAACGATCCCGCCACGCTCAACTCGGACCCGGTAGCTGCAGCCAGGGTCCCTGCCGAGTTGTGCCTCGAACACCCAGGGGTGGTTGGGGGTGGTCATGGTGATCTCATCGCCCCCCACCAGCAGGGTGACCGTTTGGGCATCAGGCATCCACATCCGCACGGTCCAACCCTGTTCTGAGGGTTGGGGACCGAGCACCGCGAACGGGTGGTCATGGCGACAATTCGCCAACCGTTCGCCGTCCTGCACCATCCAGTCGAGGACTGCGGCGACACCCATGGGAGATCTATGAATTGGGCGCGATGTTAAGCCTGATTTACGAAACAGATCAGCAGGTGATCAGACGAAGTCTCGGGAAATGTCGACGTTGATGATTCGACCGCGGTCGTCGAAGATCACGAACAGGTTGGATGTGGCCTTGCCGAAGGCAACAGACACAAGCACGAGCTGCTGATCCCCTCCTTGATGGGCGATCACGGCGTCTTTGACCTTGCGAAAACCACCAGCCACCTTGCTGAGCTTGGTCCACTTGCGTTCGAGATCTCCCGGGGCCAGATCTTCCTGCAGCTGCAAGGACATCTTGGATCGCGCTGCGATCCAACGCCCTGCGGCAAGGTCTCGGGTGAAGTCGAGTGCCGTTGTTTCGATGGGCTGGATGCGGTCGGTCCACTTCCAGGCGAGCAGCTTGCCGTCCTCATCCAGCACCATCAGCATGCCTTCGTCACCGGATCCGGTGGTCACGACAGCATCAATCGTGGTCGTGTTGTAACCAGGAATCACCCTGACGATGCGGGTTGCATCGATGGCCACGCGTTGGTCCAGGCGAGCCTGGACGGTCTTCACATCAACACTGGCCTGAATCGGGGTAGCCAGGGCGTCGTGCATGACGTCTCCCTGGCGTTGCTTGAGGGCCTCCAGCAAGAGTTCAGCAGCCGCTGTCGCTTGTGCCGGCGTGAGTTCAGTCCTTGTCAGTTCCTCCGCTGCTGCGGGACTGATCAACCCCATGGGGGCTGACAGAGCGATGGCCAGCAGGGCAGCGGAGAGCTTCAAAGCACAAAGGTCAGTCGAGCCTCAGTCTGCCGGAGCCAAAGGGGTTCAGCTGCAGGGTGGAGTCACTAAGCGTCAGTGTCAGCGTCACCACACGGTGCTCCGGGCTTGATGCCCCACAGGGCACGGCGTCGTGGCCAGGGTTGACGCCGATCGCGGGCCAGGCTGCTGCGGCGACCGAGACCCGCAGTCGATCGCCTGGTGCCAGTGCGGCCTGAAGCGGCTGAAGGGTCACGTTGCGCATGGCTGTTGTCAAAGCCTCGTCACCTCGAATGCGTAGGACGCCAGTGCTCAGTTGCTCGATGGTGTTGGCGCCCGCAGGCAGACGCGACACGCTGACGCAGAGATCAAACCCGGGCTGGTCCGCTTGTGCGTTGAGCTGCAGTACCGGTTGCCCCGATAGCAGAAGCTCAGCCACCAAGGGGGCTGAGGTGAATGTTGCGACGTCGCCGCGTTGATCCACGGCCATCCGGTCCACGGGGCCGGGGGGTGTTCCGAGGTGTCCACCGATGGCCGGGACCGGTCGCCAGGGGTCATGAACGATGTTCACGCTTCCCTCTCCTTCCCCAGCAGCGACGAGCGCTCCTTCCCTTGGATCGATGCAAGCCAGTCCCTGGCTCCGCAGGCCCCATGACGCAGGGATGGTCGCGTCTGGTGCCGGAATGCAGTCCCATTGATGGTGCGTGATGTTCCAAAGCTGGTTGGTTGGCCTTGGCTCCTGCGGTGGTTGATCCTGCAAATGCTGTTGGAAAAACTGCAGCATCAGCTGCTGGCTCTCCGGCCACCACTGAAGGTGCGAAGCGGGTCCGATGTGAAGTGATGGCTGACCACCGGCGGCCTTGCTGCGACACCAGAGGTCGAGCAGGCCCACCAGATGCGGGTCCCACCATCCACCGATTAAGAGCATCGGTTGTTGGAGCCAGGTCACAGGGGGGCGATGAACAGTCCACTGCTGCGGCTGGTTCGGGTCACTTTGCAACCATCTCCAGGCCATGCCATCGGGGTCATGGCGTTCCAGCAGAGCAGGCCCTTCTCTCAGGTAGGTGGTGTCTTCCAGGCTTCTGCGGATCTCCAGCCAGGCGGTCACGTCTCCGCGTCGCTGGGCCTGAAGGGCGGCGAGCTGAAGCCCCCAGCCCAGTCCAAGCTGCCACCAGTGGGCACCTCCTTCACAACTCCAATGGCGACGTTCGTCCAGTCCGGTCATCGCTGGTGCTGTGCACTCCGGTGCCGGCGTGGATTCAGCGGCGGTGAGTTGGGTTAAACCCTGATACGAAAACCCGTAGGTCCCCAGTCGCCCATTGCACTCCGGAAGCTGGCGAACCCAGGCGTGGGTGGCGGTGGTGTCGGCTGCTTCCTGACCAAACCCACCGAAGTTGCCCTCCGACGCCCCTTGACCCCGCACATCCTGAATAACGACCAGAAAGCCATGGGACGCCCACCAGGTTGGGTGGGCGTAGGTGACCGTTGAGGCGATGCGGCTTCCATAGGGCTGCCGCATCAGCAGAGCAGGCCAGGGACCGCCCCGGCTGGGATGCCACAGCCGCGAATGGAGCACGACGCCATCCGCAAGCGTCAGCGCTGCATCTCGGCAGAAAATTCCGCTCGTCTCAGCGGACATCGGGGCAATGCATCCCCACCACGTAGGTCACAAGGATTTCGGCATCCTGAAAATTCAGGGTCTGACTTTTGGCGACCTTGCGGGTGGCTTTTTTGGAATAGGCCGATTTGTTGTTGTCGTTCATTTGTCGGAAGGAACGACACATCTCCTTGGCTTTCTCAGGATTGCGTTTGACGTTATTGAGTAAATCGGAGTCAGCGGCACTCACGAGCGCAGGTGTGCTGATCAGAGCCAGTGAGACCAGAGCCGAACGCAGGAAGGTCAACCTCATGCATTGTTCATACGCAGGATTGAGCATCAAGTCAGGGGCGATGGGGTCAGTTCGCGAGTTGCCTGGCGCGTCGGATCCAGTCGCCGGCAACCCGCAGATCCACGACAGCAGGTCTTTTGGTCCCGAGACTGCGCTCAAGCCTGCCGGTCTGGCGCACGAGACGTTCGGGGCTGCAGGCGGCTAGTGCAGCCGGCGTGGCAATGCCGGCATGCATCAGCAGCGCGGCGTCCTGGGGGGGCAGATTCAACACACAGACCAATTCCGCCATTCCACGCAGCCGCTTGAGGTTGCGGGCCGATGCCTGACCGCTGCGGGCGAGTCGGCTCAGCTCCAGATCCGTTAAGGCACGGATGGTGGACCACCGATTGATTCCGGCTTGATCAAGCTCTTGTTTCTCCCTGCGAAACGACTGGGGAAGCTCCTGAATCACGTCGTTGAAGTCCGGCATCAACGAAAGGTCTTGCTGACCTCTCCCAGGATGACGGGACGGGCCAAGCCGTCACCCTCCGCCTGGATGCCCCGCAAACGCACCAGAACAGTCCTGCTGGAACGGCCGGAGCCGCGCAGATTCCCCTCCAACTGCTCCAGGGTGGCCTCGACTGTGGATGGAGCCAGGTCGGCAGGGACCTGTGCCACCACCAGGTCGTTGCCGTTGTCAAACACGATCGGTGCTCGCACAGCACCATCGACCACCACGGGGGGTGTGTAGCTCACGCCAAACGCCCAGCAGCTGACAGCAAGCAGCAGCGTGAAGCTGCTGACGCCGACCAGGCGAAAACGGATGCCCCAACGAGCAAGGAAGGCAACAGCAGTCAGCCCTCCAAGTCCGAGACCGGACCATCCCAGCCAGGGAGCGGCGGTAAGCAGCAGCTGATCAAAGGCCATGGGGTCTGGTGCACTGAAAACACGCTCCTTATATTGCGCTGAATTCCGGGGTGGCCGTCGCGTCTGATGGGGAAAACGCGGCGCTTTGTCTGGTTGGCAGCTGGCAGTTTCGTTCTGGTTGGTGCCGGAACGGCGGGCTTCATGGCCCTTGATCGTGTAGCGGAGCGCACCGTTGCACGCTTCCGTCCCGCCTTGGAGAACTCTCTTTCGGCGCCGCTTGGTCATGCACTGAAGATCGGTTCCTACGACGGACTCCGTCCTTGGGGGATCGCTTTAGGCCCAAGTCGGATCCTGCCGTCCGCCGAGGATCAGTCGGAACTCAGCCTGGCGGGGCTTGAAGTCAGCCTTGCCCCCTTGGCCAGTCTGCGGCGTTTTCAGCCGGTTCTGCAGATCACCTTGCACGAGGTGCGTGGCGAGTTGCAGGCCAACGAGGAGGGTCGCTACTGGACATTTGGTGCATCGAACGGCAAAGCCGACCTGCCGCGGCTTGGGTTGCAATACAAGTTGGCCGACCCAGCACGGCTTCGATTTGGCCCTCAGCGGCAGACCCTTGAACTCCGCAGCCAGGGCTCGGTTCTACTGGGAGAGGCCTTTTTCAGCACCGAATCCGAACTTCGCTGGGTTGAAGGGGAAGGGTCTGTCCGTTTGGACGGTCAAGGGCACTGGGATCGACCCGGTTTCAGGTTTCGAAGTCGGCTGGATCGGCTCAACCTTCAACCGTTGGGGGCGGTTTTTGCGCCCTCTCTGGATCTGGATGCCTCAGGGCGTCTGAAAGGCGATGTTCAGATCAGCTGGACCGGAGGCTCTTGGAACTGCAGGGGTGGACTCGGGCTCACCAATCTCAAGATTGCTTCAGTTCAGACCAAGCGCCTCAGCATCGGCTGCAAGGGTGAGCAACTGAAGCTGGAGCCCACAACGCTGCGTTTTGGATCGTTTGAGGCTCTGGCCTCTGGATCCGTTGCCTTGAACAAGCGCTTTGACCTTCGCGCTGAAGTTCGCAGCACGGAAGGTCTCCCTGCGAGCAAGGATCGGGTGAAGCTTCGGATCCAGGGGCCCTGGGGGGAGCCCCAATGGAGCGTCGATGGGCAGATCCAGCTGCCTGAAGCCATGGGCCTCAACACAGCCCTGATGCTGGATGGTCAATGGCGCACTCCCTGGCTGAAACCTCAGCAACGGGCTGTTCTGGTGGATCGGCTCCGGCTCAGAGCCCCAGGATTGCGTTTTGGTCTGACCGGAACGATTGGTTCGGATCTGGATCTGCGCAGTACGGAGCTGCAGATTGATCCCCGCTTCTGGTCTGCTCTGGCTTCGCTCCAGGCCGGATTGGGCCAAACCGCACCGATTCTCGGAGCAGTGGATGTCAGTGGTGATCTGGCTTCACCCAATCTGACGCTGAAGCTTGGCCAGGCTGCGAACCCTCTGCTGGAGCGTTGGTCACTCCAGACCCGATGGTCCACAGATGATTCAGCTTTGGTGCTGGATCGCTTCACCAGCCCAATGCTGCGGGCAGAGGCTCGCCTGCCTCTTCAAGTGGTGCAGGGGCGGATTCAATCCGGTGAGCTTCAGAGCGGCTTTGAACTCAAACCTCTGGAACTCAGCCGCTTCACCCCCTTGATCGGTACGCCACTGGATGGTCGCGTAGCGGCGCGGGGGCGGTTGAACGGACCGCTGTCGGCCCTTGAGCCGGACATCACCCTGATGCTGGACGAACCCCGCTTCGGTGCCTTGCAGGTTCCTGAACGTTGGCAAGGCAGCCTCAGCGGGGTACTCGGCCGTGGAGCTCGCCTGGAGATGGCGGCCAAGCAGCCCGCGGTGCGCGCCTCGATCGTGGCCGAGCTCGCCGCAGACGGTTGGCCCAAGGCCGTGCGTTTGGACCGTGGTGAGGGGCAGTTGCGCTTCGACGGTCTGGAGTCGAGGGGCGCGCAACGCCGCTACAGCTGGAGTGCTGCTGACCTCAACATTGATGGTCTTCGTTTCATCGTCCCACCGGGCAATCAGCCCAAAGCTGTTGCTGGTCAGCTGACGGGTTCAGGGAACCTCGCTTTGGCCCCTCTCGCGGTCAGTGGGTCTGCCTCCATCGCAGAGCCCTCCTTGGCGGGTGTCGCGATGGAGAGCCTCAATCTGGAGGGTGTTCTGGCGGATGGCCGTTTTCAAGCGGATGCAGCGTTGATGCCCAGGGAGGGCAGTCTTCGGCTGAAGGCCCGCGGAGATCTGGGTGGACGGATGCAAAGCGAGATCGAGGCTCAAGGTCTGGATGTGAACTGGCTGACGCTTCTGGCTCGGCAATTAAAAGGTCATGACCGTCCTTCCGGTCCGGCTTTTGGGCGTGCTGAAGATCTCGGAACCCTGTTCATCAACACCTTCGGCGGTTCCCTCGATGGCCAGTTGCAGGCCTTGGCGCAATCCCGACGTGCTCTTGAGGCTTATGCCCTGGCCCATCCCAGCAAGGGTCCACAGCTGGAGCGCTTGGAAGGACGGATCAATGTTTCCGGCACGATTGAGGGGCCCACTCCAAAGCGTCTCAAGGCCGATCTGATCGCCAAGGCGCATTTGTGGATTGAGGGGGATGACCAAGCCAAGGCGCTTCAGCTCGAACCGGTGGTCGCCACGCTTCGCGGCCCACTTTTCGGAGGATCCGGTGACCTCTCTCTGTTGCAGGTTCCGTTGTCCCTGCTGGCGTTGCTGGCACCTGTTCCTCCCCAGCTCCGCGGCAGCATTGGCATCCGAGGCCGTTACGACCTCACTGGAGAGGCTCCCCTGCTTGCCTCCGATCTGATCCTCGATTCCGCCAGCCTTGCGGGCCAGCCACTGCAGTTGGAGCAGCGATCGGTCGTCGTCGACCGTGAGTCAATCCGTCTGGATCTGGCTCTGAGGGGAGGGGAGAGCAAGGAAGCTCTCACTGTCTCCGGGGATGTTCCCTTTGATCCCGATGCCGATCTGAATCTGAAGCTGGAAAGCCATGGGGATGCCCTCGGCGTGTTGACGCTTCTCGCGGGGGATTCCCTGACGGTCAAGCAGGGGGGAACGGATCTCCGGCTTCTGCTGCGCGGTCCCCTGAAGCAACCCCAGGCCAATGGCTTCCTCGTGGTAACCAACGGTGATCTGAGCATCGGTGAGCAGGCGCTTCGCCGGATCAATGCCTCGATCCTGTTTGACTTCGATCGGGTCTTGGTGCAAAACCTTGAGGCCGAGGTGGGCCGTGGCGGCAAGCTGCGCGGTTCAGGAACGCTCGGTTTGTTCGCTCCCCAGCGCGATGCTGAGCCCCTCACCCTGCAGCTCAGTCAAGGTCAGATTCGTCAGCCGATTGTGAATTTCCAGGCCGACGGCGAATTACGGGTCGCTGGTGCCTTGGTGCAACCCGTCGTTTCCGGAGATCTCACTCTGTCCAGAGGCACACTTCGGCCGCAGTCCGGATTCTTCGGACGGGTGCGGCGGGGCGGAGTTCAAGGGTTGATTCCCACGGGCGTGGAGGGTCCCTCTGCTGCAGTGCAGCCCGGCGTCATGTCTGTGAATGCCTTGATTGAGGAGAAGTGGGATTTCAAGGAACCTCTGGTCCTGATGGGACCCAACACACCGATTCAGGGACCGGATCAAGTGCCAGGGTTCATGCCGAATCTGCCAGCGATCCGCTTTGACAATCTTCGCCTCGCTCTCGGTCCTGATCTCCGGGTGCTGATGCCCCCCTGGATCAGCTTCAAGGGGGGAGGATCGGTGGCATTGAACGGCCCACTGGATCCCTCTCTTGAGGCGCGAGGTTTGATCCGGCTGAATTCCGGCCGGCTCAGCCTGTTCTCTACCACCTTCCGCTTGGATCCTCGGGCAGCGAATGTTGCTGTGTTCACGCCCTCGCTGGGGCTCGTGCCCTACGTGGATATCGCGATGAAGTCACGGGTGTCTGACAACGTCAGTGTTGGCAGCG
The Synechococcus sp. PROS-U-1 DNA segment above includes these coding regions:
- a CDS encoding translocation/assembly module TamB, whose product is MGKTRRFVWLAAGSFVLVGAGTAGFMALDRVAERTVARFRPALENSLSAPLGHALKIGSYDGLRPWGIALGPSRILPSAEDQSELSLAGLEVSLAPLASLRRFQPVLQITLHEVRGELQANEEGRYWTFGASNGKADLPRLGLQYKLADPARLRFGPQRQTLELRSQGSVLLGEAFFSTESELRWVEGEGSVRLDGQGHWDRPGFRFRSRLDRLNLQPLGAVFAPSLDLDASGRLKGDVQISWTGGSWNCRGGLGLTNLKIASVQTKRLSIGCKGEQLKLEPTTLRFGSFEALASGSVALNKRFDLRAEVRSTEGLPASKDRVKLRIQGPWGEPQWSVDGQIQLPEAMGLNTALMLDGQWRTPWLKPQQRAVLVDRLRLRAPGLRFGLTGTIGSDLDLRSTELQIDPRFWSALASLQAGLGQTAPILGAVDVSGDLASPNLTLKLGQAANPLLERWSLQTRWSTDDSALVLDRFTSPMLRAEARLPLQVVQGRIQSGELQSGFELKPLELSRFTPLIGTPLDGRVAARGRLNGPLSALEPDITLMLDEPRFGALQVPERWQGSLSGVLGRGARLEMAAKQPAVRASIVAELAADGWPKAVRLDRGEGQLRFDGLESRGAQRRYSWSAADLNIDGLRFIVPPGNQPKAVAGQLTGSGNLALAPLAVSGSASIAEPSLAGVAMESLNLEGVLADGRFQADAALMPREGSLRLKARGDLGGRMQSEIEAQGLDVNWLTLLARQLKGHDRPSGPAFGRAEDLGTLFINTFGGSLDGQLQALAQSRRALEAYALAHPSKGPQLERLEGRINVSGTIEGPTPKRLKADLIAKAHLWIEGDDQAKALQLEPVVATLRGPLFGGSGDLSLLQVPLSLLALLAPVPPQLRGSIGIRGRYDLTGEAPLLASDLILDSASLAGQPLQLEQRSVVVDRESIRLDLALRGGESKEALTVSGDVPFDPDADLNLKLESHGDALGVLTLLAGDSLTVKQGGTDLRLLLRGPLKQPQANGFLVVTNGDLSIGEQALRRINASILFDFDRVLVQNLEAEVGRGGKLRGSGTLGLFAPQRDAEPLTLQLSQGQIRQPIVNFQADGELRVAGALVQPVVSGDLTLSRGTLRPQSGFFGRVRRGGVQGLIPTGVEGPSAAVQPGVMSVNALIEEKWDFKEPLVLMGPNTPIQGPDQVPGFMPNLPAIRFDNLRLALGPDLRVLMPPWISFKGGGSVALNGPLDPSLEARGLIRLNSGRLSLFSTTFRLDPRAANVAVFTPSLGLVPYVDIAMKSRVSDNVSVGSANQTTSSNVFASNGSGSAYAEGGQLRLVKVTVQATGPANRLVDNNNLVLRSTPPMSKQQLLGLIGGNSLSGLAGSGGAALATVVGQSLLSPVLGTLTDAMGQRLQVAIFPTYVTPDVKSDKERTSGRVPPTFTLVTEFGLDLTDRFDLSVLAAPNTTDVPPQATVSYRLTPNTSVSGAVDANGTWQSQLQVFFRF